One region of Quercus lobata isolate SW786 chromosome 2, ValleyOak3.0 Primary Assembly, whole genome shotgun sequence genomic DNA includes:
- the LOC115978239 gene encoding putative E3 ubiquitin-protein ligase RING1a: MVSVEEPKPSPKNPVANGQNVDGVFSPRFKSMAALAGWDEEALLLASLVVEDTPERETKNKKRSDLLFKTPPSNSRRKRRAQRKSPISIPVAVLDLDEEETTRKGTESEKKNPEMKNVVNDEKKKGANESPEQNSSVSCSSSGLPCMDKLREELSCAICLEICFEPSTTPCGHSFCKKCLRSAADKCGKKCPKCRQLISNGRSCTVNTVLWNTIQLLFPHEVEARKAAGALNSREAGCKIPETAFYNNLRNESTRASGVSSRDTSSRRRRGTVSHVENAALAIRSQRGDEDQSQERGVYNNVRIRSSQPGVSSRDTRVRARRGMLSQDEDAALALRLQREEFMDAFRETSEQSSSSLSLARANLRAMASRAINLRIRGRTNM; encoded by the exons ATGGTGAGTGTAGAAGAACCAAAACCAAGTCCAAAAAACCCAGTTGCAAATGGGCAAAACGTGGACGGTGTATTCAGCCCCAGATTTAAATCTATGGCGGCCTTGGCTGGTTGGGATGAAGAGGCTCTCTTGCTTGCAAGCCTTGTCGTCGAGGACACGCCTGAACGAGAGACTAAGAACAAGAAACGCTCTGATTTACTTTTCAAGACTCCACCCAGCAATTCAAGAAG GAAACGTAGGGCTCAGAGAAAGAGTCCAATTTCAATCCCAGTTGCGGTTCTTGATCTAGATGAAGAAGAAACTACAAGAAAAG GCACAGAGAGCGAGAAAAAGAATCCagaaatgaaaaatgttgtgaatgatgaaaagaagaaaggagCAAATGAATCACCAGAGCAAAATTCTAGTGTTTCATGCTCAAGTTCAGGTCTTCCTTGTATGGATAAGCTTAGAGAAGAGCTATCTTGCGca ATTTGTTTGGAGATTTGTTTTGAACCTAGTACTACTCCTTGTGGACACAG TTTTTGTAAGAAATGTCTGCGATCTGCTGCGGATAAATGTGGGAAAAAGTGCCCAAAGTGCAGACAACTAATAAG CAATGGAAGATCTTGCACCGTGAACACAGTTCTTTGGAACACAATACAGCTTCTCTTTCCACACGAAGTAGAAGCAAGGAAGGCAGCCGGCGCCTTGAATAGTCGAGAAGCTGGGTGTAAAATCCCAGAAACAGCCTTTTATAATAATCTGAGGAATGAAAGTACCAGAGCATCCGGTGTATCAAGCAGAGATACAAGttcaaggagaagaagagggacaGTAAGCCATGTTGAGAATGCTGCATTAGCTATAAGGTCTCAGAGAGGAGATGAGGATCAAAGCCAGGAAAGAGGGGTTTATAATAATGTGAGGATTCGAAGTAGCCAACCTGGGGTTTCAAGTAGAGATACAAGGGTGAGAGCAAGAAGAGGGATGTTGAGCCAAGATGAGGATGCTGCACTAGCTCTAAGGTTGCAGAGAGAAGAGTTTATGGATGCTTTTAGGGAAACCAGTGAGCAATCTAGCAGCTCTCTTTCCTTAGCCAGAGCAAACTTAAGAGCCATGGCATCTAGAGCCATTAACCTTCGTATTAGAGGCCGCACTAATATGTAG